The genome window TATCAAATCAGAAGATCTAACCATACTTTACCATACCAGATTCAACACCACAAAAATATTCCCAGGCAATTAATAAAACACACTCATTCATGTAAATTCCAACTCTAGCTAAAACTAGCTGTTTTAGCTAGAGTTGGCTTTTTGCTGTCATGAGACGTGTTTATTTTGCAGATGCCGGGTATCTGCTGTTTTAGTCTTAGATTAGGAATGAACAAGCTCTTAAAGTTAGGAAAATGTTTTCTTCCTTTTATGGACTGCTCAGAGAGGCACTTAGTTTGAGTAAAGAAACAGAAAGCAATAAAAGAAAACAGATTAATCGAAAGGTAATGATGATAAAGTGTTGTTGGCGTTTGTATATCGCAAATACCTCTAAACCTCTAATAGAAGTCTAGTTTGAGGTTAAGATAACACAGACCAATTTTCATGCATGGAGAAACAAATATCTTCATACCTACAGTGAATATTGACTCATGCACGATAAAACATCTTTGAAACGCAGAAAGTCAGAATTATTCTCTCCTCGTGATTCACACTCTGCTGCAACAAGGAGCCGTTCAGAagacggggggggcgggggtggagtGTGTGAGGTGAGATTTTATGAATCATCAGACGTCCCCAAGGCCTCAATGACCTCACCTTCATGACAACACCGGCCTCATGAAAGGCCCCTTTCAAGCACCACAGGCCGTGGCTTCTCAACCAAACTTTCTTACTGTCTCATCCTCATATGCTACATAGAAAACCATACTCAGATGATATCAATTCCCCCCAACACACCTCGTGTGTTAACTCTACCTAGTGAAACTGTTTACTGAGCAGGTTTCTGAGACGTAACGATACGTGTGTTTGCTGTGCTTCATTCCAGGTGTGCGACTCGGACACCATGTTGGATCCGGCATCGTCGGTGGAGATGGTGAAGGTTCTGGAAGAAGACCCAATGGTGGGGGGCGTAGGAGGCGATGTACAGGTAAAGTAAATCAATGGAACTCCCAAATCATTCTGTCATTTTCAAAGAACCCGTTCttacacacaaaatacaaagtGGTTGTGTACTATCGACTACGTCTGGATCAGGAGATCCATGAAGTCTTACCAAGTCATGTTCCCTGCTTAACACAGAAGCCAAATGTAGGATCAGGGAAGACTCATCTTGTTTTCCATCCCTAGATCCTGAATAAGTACGAGTCCTGGATCTCCTTCCTCAGCAGCGTGCGCTACTGGATGGCGTTCAACATTGAGCGTGCGTGCCAATCCTACTTCGGCTGTGTCCAGTGCATCAGCGGACCTCTGGGGATGTACCGCAACTCCTTGCTGCACGAGTTCATGGAGGCCTGGTACAACCAGACCTTCATGGGATCCCACTGCAGCTTCGGGGATGACCGCCACCTCACCAACAGGGTTCTGAGCCTGGGCTACTCCACCAAATACACGGCGCGGTCTAAATGCCTGACCGAGACGCCCATCACCTACCTGCGCTGGCTCAACCAACAAACGCGCTGGAGTAAGTCCTATTTCCGGGAGTGGCTGTACAACTCAATGTGGTTCCACAAGCACCATCTGTGGATGACCTACGAGGCGGTGATCACGGGCTTCTTTCCCTTTTTCCTCATTGCCACGGCGATACAGCTGTTCTACCAGGGGAGGCTGTGGAATATCCTGTTGTTCCTGCTCATCGTGCAGGCCGTCGCACTGATAAAGTCCTCGTTTGCAAGCTGCCTGCGGGGCAACATCGTCATGGTCTTCATGTCCTTCTACTCTGTGTTGTACATGTCGAGTCTGTTGCCGGCCAAGATGTTTGCCATCGCCACGATCAACAAAGCCGGGTGGGGTACGTCGGGACGGAAGACGATCGTCACAAACTTTATCGGCCTGGTTCCGATCTCCATCTGGTTCACCATACTCTTTGTCGGAATCCTCTACACGGTGATCCAGGAGACGAGGAAACCCTTCCCGGAGTCTGAGACCATTGTCCTAATCATAGGGGCCATCGTGTACGCCAGTTACTGGGTCATGCTTTTGACTTTGTACTCAGTTCTGATAAACAAGTGtgggaagagaaagaaagagccaCATTATGACATGGTTCTGGACGTATGACACATCGCCAGCGGCTGTATTGTCCTTTGAACTATCTTGAGAATACTTGCTTACTTTCAAAACAAACCAGGCCCCCAAAAATCAACTACACATGAAGATAGCCTCACAAAAGCCTTGGCTTTAACATTCAGCGACAGACAAATATAGCACCGGTGGGTGCATACAAATCATCCTAATACGTGTACTTAAGAATTGATTTTTTACCAATCAGTGAACTGGGCTATTTTTCTGCCTGGTCACTACACCAGCCAATATAATCATTCACAATGATTCTCAATCTTATGTCTAAGTTACTTGAAAGGTTGTGTCCACTCAAATTCAAGTAAACTTTAGTGAGAAAAATACACCCACCCATaggcatttttcttttttttgactGAAACCTTAATGTATTTGAAATAATTTTGTTTTGCTCATCCTTCATATCAGTGCATTGAGAGTTCTGAGTGGACACAATCTTAACAAACTTTTAAcgtattattttcttttactaTTATCATACCACTCAAATTGCCTTTGGCAACTGACAATCTGATAGACAAACCATGATCTACTTCACAATAAAGGATCCATTGCAACCAGAGTCAACCACCAGAACAAAGATTTACTGTACATCCTCCTACTCTTTTCTAGTTTATTTTAAGGGGATTATCTACGGTATCCCTCGGGAGAAGGTTTAGCAGCTTAGAAAGGTTAACAGCTTGTTGAGCTGCTCTTTTCTTTCAACGTTTACAAAGGGAGGACATC of Gadus macrocephalus chromosome 11, ASM3116895v1 contains these proteins:
- the has2 gene encoding hyaluronan synthase 2: MKCDQALTYLRIFGTTMFGISLLVGISTAYIMGYQFFTTERNHVSFGLYGAILVVHLVIQSLFALLEHRNMRRSLETPIKLNKSLALCIAAYQEDPQYLRKCLVSVKRLTYPGIKVIMVIDGNNDDDLYMMEIFKEVMGWDKASTYVWRSNFHFRGPGETDEGYAESLQYVTQLVLGNKCVCIMQKWGGKREVMYTAFKALGRSVDYVQVCDSDTMLDPASSVEMVKVLEEDPMVGGVGGDVQILNKYESWISFLSSVRYWMAFNIERACQSYFGCVQCISGPLGMYRNSLLHEFMEAWYNQTFMGSHCSFGDDRHLTNRVLSLGYSTKYTARSKCLTETPITYLRWLNQQTRWSKSYFREWLYNSMWFHKHHLWMTYEAVITGFFPFFLIATAIQLFYQGRLWNILLFLLIVQAVALIKSSFASCLRGNIVMVFMSFYSVLYMSSLLPAKMFAIATINKAGWGTSGRKTIVTNFIGLVPISIWFTILFVGILYTVIQETRKPFPESETIVLIIGAIVYASYWVMLLTLYSVLINKCGKRKKEPHYDMVLDV